A single window of Salvia splendens isolate huo1 chromosome 8, SspV2, whole genome shotgun sequence DNA harbors:
- the LOC121745266 gene encoding uncharacterized protein LOC121745266 → MLENPSSDAPAATVKRYAPPNQRNRSLGRRKSGGDRLERANSYVNDVDRNPVGATKGGGLADHGDLGYNARAKLIPLQGCCNSEASQLLNNRWAAAMNAHNSLPEDSSERPVVYARKSAAPWGHTILPHLLVQPTGGASAGLQGDFLNELQKAMDNASPFS, encoded by the exons ATGCTGGAAAACCCTAGTTCAGATGCACCAGCTGCCACCGTCAAGCGATACGCTCCTCCTAATCAACG GAACCGATCACTTGGCAGGCGTAAATCTGGTGGAG ATCGACTAGAACGGGCAAACAGCTATGTGAATGATGTAGATAGGAACCCAGTTGGTGCCACCAAAGGTGGTGGTCTAGCAGATCATGGGGATTTAGGTTACAATGCTCGTGCAAAGTTAATACCTTTACAGGGGTGTTGCAACAGTGAAGCATCTCAGCTGCTGAACAACC GTTGGGCAGCTGCCATGAATGCACATAACAGTTTGCCAGAAGATTCATCTG AAAGGCCAGTTGTGTATGCAAGGAAGAGTGCTGCACCATGGGGTCACACTATTCTTCCACATCTG CTTGTTCAACCTACCGGCGGGGCCTCTGCTGGGTTGCAGGGAGATTTCTTAAATGAACTCCAAAAGGCAATGGATAATGCAAGTCCCTTCTCCTAA